In Hydractinia symbiolongicarpus strain clone_291-10 chromosome 4, HSymV2.1, whole genome shotgun sequence, the following proteins share a genomic window:
- the LOC130641825 gene encoding kinesin-related protein 10-like isoform X1 yields MYEHKTKCKQTKSYKESIKTRIRNSMKMSTATASATQRLTNNRLIMDSMATTTANEFMAAQTTCNNCYTRLFELKRQAIKIMMIEYHRMLKISPHALDSLPLLVYQNLQLNEHHLIGTVNGVCTYCGTHIESIKEHAVIQATFMTRNMPQSHNLLPYNNPANMGRPVASYGETTDSVNGKRVQGLNNTQHSSSSETRGGRDEPPARSTASPTAAQFFAEAAKKYNIPSKKKKKRHRREDDLFPTNFSYLLRTDPPPNPPGLFKYMGRRVDGKVSVMLRISPNTNLEETDSFIEVDQRRKQISVLQPKNLEHVPSKFQSFNSAPKLYAFDGIFEPDLSQTRVSSTSVLDVLHAVINGGEGCLLSYGASATGKTTTMVGSDNSNKDLGILPAAIAWLYSLLEDCKQRTGARISVRVSAVEVVGSTENLKDLLADQASGADSMDSTGDSPGVYLREDPIGGTVQLSNVSEPQAVSAEKAAFYLDAALAARTTETDESGQRQSSHMIFTVHVYQYRVERNHRRGPGGAVPYSGGRSRLHLIDLSHVNPNFRNIQHGGAPSHAALGQIIVAMLNGFKQVPYRDSKITRLLKDSIGNLTCRSTLITHVSADEKNYGKTYNTLQITSKINRSRRKRNKHCSSSSDNNSCDETGRRRRPYPAIVQTYGIDDNGLSSDYNTSSAGEDSCDTVIYMGSNGHLSDRDLTDNERPPSPDTFRAMRLKLASSSEDETNEPIELTSESAEETPLKRNKLEVLTNVIDAIPPLKIMETSNVEKAVNVVAPLVIKQENSTAASTISPSTDSTKTSLVNQLIESRNNDDIILMPNNDITDDVVDKIPSEKELRKREKRIAKLLKESLSNDDLTSVNIKNKRNLVSNDGYTSDICKSITDTYDKSNKYDGYISAPENNYRKPVQIVRGTVRQKEMDKKFDEVVKEHFNEKLEGNTSFETNNESSTDHISTSVLYNKNIQATSDVNTNSLRESSVDGPPSTVTDCIRESSVDGPAVREKENGDDFCTKNETKEPKIKDLNHVITVSAVPNFSVTKKPPLRDFVSSPKIRQNSSRAANISNTKVYKGSSTSLDNLGFRTPQLQRSYSKDDTISLVSANESDAYDSDTTSYAASPSVTRRQSGRPARLRYRWSTVYEEDENKKDIKPDKNTNSKNKKKENAVVLDSEAKPARIIASPKKSSIKSPKTEKKILSPKTNKKLANSEELLSPKSRKRFALLSPKSERKQKNSSDKRMSGCSDASSGIGSNSSQSQTPSLHSGEEVKMDDTTIEKDTSSRSRLWLFGRHKSRKGRSSSGYMSDGHVTDSSARSSRRYRFFSRSKSSLYTDGHSSGYDTSITDGGMTSCAEDLTDNESVASTKKKRRFLGLRRRSTNDLSSTRGRVKKPMWFDSRRCQSDDEGVQIKVYEIDAPAQMNRRRCKSEDAMTSRIQPRRIEELKKHREYLKSELHLALDKFPSIEYNAQLAKLNLDITDAPDVTNRNQTKSVSELEKENNMIGKKLKVLKSHIQVVTCFDAHQPRKVTQI; encoded by the exons ATGTACGAACACAAGACCAAGTGTAAACAAACCAAGAGTTATAAAGAATCTATAAAGACTCGCATACGAAACTCGATGAAG ATGAGTACAGCGACTGCTTCTGCGACCCAAAGGTTGACGAATAACCGCCTGATCATGGATTCCATGGCAACCACGACGGCAAATGAATTTATGGCGGCGCAAACGACGTGTAACAATTGCTATACGAGATTGTTTGAGTTGAAAAGACAAGCTATAAAAATTATGATGATTGAGTATCATCGAATGTTGAAAATTAGTCCGCACGcg CTTGATAGCCTACCGCTTCTCGTCTACCAAAATTTGCAATTGAATGAACACCACTTGATTGGCACAGTAAACGGAGTCTGCACGTATTGTGGAACACATATTGAATCGATCAAGGAGCATGCTGTGATACAAGCGACGTTTATGACGAGAAACATGCCACAAAGTCACAATCTTCTACCGTATAACAATCCTGCAAATATGGGGAGGCCTGTTGCAAGTTATGGGGAAACGACAGACAGCGTGAACGGGAAACGAGTGCAAG GACTCAATAATACACAACACTCCTCGTCGTCAGAAACCAGAGGAGGGAGAGATGAACCTCCAGCTCGTTCAACGGCATCTCCGACAGCTGCTCAATTTTTTGCTGA AGCTGCTAAAAAGTACAACATACCAagcaaaaagaagaagaagagacaCAGACGCGAAGATGATTTATTTCCAACAAATTTCAGTTATCTTCTCCGAACAGATCCTCCACCCAACCCGCCTGGTTTATTTAAGTACATGGGGAGGAGAGTAGATGGCAAA GTTAGTGTCATGCTACGGATCTCACCAAACACGAATTTAGAAGAAACAGACTCGTTTATTGAAGTTGATCAGAGACGCAAACAGATCTCCGTTCTACAGCCGAAAAACTTAGAGCATGTGCCTTCGAAATTTCAATCGTTCAACTCTGCACCGAAATTATACGCCTTTGATGGGATTTTTGAGCCTGATCTTTCTCAG ACTCGAGTTTCATCCACCTCCGTGCTTGATGTTCTTCACGCCGTCATCAACGGTGGAGAAGGCTGTCTCCTTTCATACGGAGCGTCTGCGACCGGGAAAACCACAACGATGGTAGGAAGTGACAACTCAAACAAAGATCTTGGTATCCTACCAGCTGCAATTGCTTGGTTGTATAGTCTTCTCGAAGATTGCAAGCAAAGAACAGGCGCTAGAATTTCCGTGCGTGTGTCCGCGGTTGAAGTAGTCGGATCAACAGAGAACTTGAAGGATTTATTAGCCGATCAAGCATCAG GTGCCGACAGCATGGACAGCACGGGAGACTCCCCAGGTGTCTACCTGCGGGAAGACCCGATAGGTGGCACCGTGCAACTGAGTAACGTTAGTGAGCCACAAGCAGTCTCTGCGGAGAAAGCTGCTTTTTATTTAGACGCTGCATTGGCTGCTAGAACtacag AAACTGATGAATCTGGACAGAGGCAATCGAGTCACATGATATTTACTGTTCATGTTTACCAGTACAGAGTAGAAAGAAACCACAGACGCGGTCCTGGCG GTGCTGTACCCTACTCTGGTGGAAGGTCCCGTTTACACTTAATAGATTTAAGTCACGTTAATCCAAATTTCCGCAACATACAGCACGGTGGAGCACCGAGTCATGCAGCATTGGGGCAAATCATTGTAGCTATGTTAAACGGATTCAAACAGGTTCCGTATAGGGATAGTAAAATTACGAGGTTGTTGAAGGATTCCatcggaaatttgacgtgccgATCTACACTCATCACTCACGTGTCGGCAGATGAAAAGAACTATGGAAAGACCTACAACACGTTACAGATAACATCTAAAATCAACAGATcgagaagaaaaagaaataag CATTGTAGTAGTTCATCAGATAACAATTCCTGTGATGAAACAGGACGGAGAAGGCGACCTTATCCCGCCATTGTCCAAACTTACGGTATCGACGATAATGGCCTCAGTTCTGATTATAACACTTCCAGTGCTGGAGAAGATTCTTGTGATACGGTTATATATATGGGTTCGAACGGTCATCTGAGTGATCGCGATTTAACGGACAACGAACGCCCTCCTTCACCGGACACTTTTAGGGCGATGAGATTAAAACTTGCATCCAGTTCGGAAGATGAGACTAATGAACCAATAGAGCTGACATCAGAGTCTGCGGAGGAGACTCCTTTAAAGAGAAATAAATTGGAAGTTTTGACGAACGTAATTGATGCAATCCCCCCCTTGAAGATAATGGAAACGTCGAATGTGGAGAAAGCAGTCAACGTCGTCGCGCCGTTAGTTATAAAGCAAGAAAATTCGACGGCTGCGAGTACAATTAGTCCGTCAACGGATAGTACTAAAACTTCACTTGTAAACCAACTGATTGAAAGTCGGAATAATGACGATATTATTTTGATGCCAAATAATGATATCACTGATGATGTCGTCGACAAAATACCGTCAGAAAAAGAACTtaggaaaagagaaaaaagaatagCGAAATTATTAAAAGAGTCTTTAAGTAACGATGATCTTACTTCCgtcaatataaaaaacaaacggAATCTAGTTTCAAATGACGGATATACATCCGACATTTGTAAGAGTATTACCGACACGTACGATAAATCGAATAAATACGACGGATATATTTCAGCGCCGGAAAATAATTATAGGAAGCCTGTTCAAATTGTTCGTGGGACTGTCAGACAAAAAGAAATGGATAAGAAATTCGACGAAGTTGTGAAAGAACATTTCAATGAAAAACTAGAAGGAAATACAAGTTTCGAAACAAATAATGAGTCGAGTACTGACCATATTTCTACGTCAGTTCTATATAACAAAAACATTCAAGCTACTTCTGATGTAAATACGAATTCATTGCGAGAATCTTCTGTTGACGGCCCGCCATCGACAGTTACAGATTGTATTCGAGAATCGTCCGTTGACGGTCCTGCTGTGAGAGAAAAGGAAAACGGCGATGACTTCTGCACGAAAAACGAAACGAAAGAGCCAAAAATTAAAGATCTGAATCACGTTATAACTGTTTCAGCGGTTCCTAATTTTTCGGTTACAAAGAAGCCACCACTTCGAGATTTCGTTTCATCGCCAAAAATTCGTCAAAATTCGTCCCGAGCGGCAAATATTTCCAACACAAAAGTTTATAAAGGAAGCTCGACAAGTTTAGACAATCTAGGTTTTCGGACACCACAACTGCAAAGATCGTATTCAAAAGATGACACCATAAGTCTTGTGTCGGCGAATGAGAGTGACGCCTATGACAGCGACACGACGTCATATGCTGCCAGTCCGTCAGTAACTAGGCGACAGTCCGGACGTCCGGCACGTTTACGTTATCGTTGGTCGACCGTTTATGAAGAAGacgaaaacaaaaaagacaTTAAACCAGACAAAAATACAaactctaaaaacaaaaagaaagaaaacgctGTAGTCCTTGATAGCGAAGCGAAGCCTGCAAGAATAATTGCATCGCCGAAAAAGTCTTCCATAAAATCaccaaaaactgaaaaaaagattttatctcCCAAGACGAATAAAAAACTCGCGAACTCAGAAGAGCTATTATCTCCGAAAAGCCGTAAAAGATTTGCTCTGTTGTCTCCCAAATCGGAACGTAAACAGAAAAATTCATCGGATAAAAGAATGTCAGGTTGTAGCGATGCCAGCAGTGGTATTGGTTCAAACTCGTCACAAAGTCAAACACCTTCCCTACACAGCGGAGAGGAGGTTAAAATGGATGACACCACTATAGAAAAAGATACAAGCAGTCGATCAAGGCTGTGGTTGTTTGG GCGTCACAAGTCCCGCAAAGGACGCTCCTCCTCCGGGTACATGAGTGACGGTCACGTTACTGATTCATCCGCTCGTTCAAGCAGAAGATACAGATTCTTTTCGCGCTCGA AATCGTCATTGTACACCGACGGACATAGCAGTGGATACGACACGTCAATAACTGACGGTGGGATGACGAGTTGTGCTGAAGATTTAACCGATAACGAATCTGTCGCCAGCACTAAGAAGAAGAGACGCTTTTTAGGCCTACGTAGGAGATCGACTAACGATTTGTCTTCAACACGAGGGCGAGTTAAAAAACCAATGTGGTTTGACAGTCGAAGATGTCAGTCTGATGACGAAGGAGTGCAAATTAAAGTTTATGAAATTGACGCTCCTGCGCAGATGAATCGACGTCGTTGCAAATCTGAGGATGCCATG actTCCAGAATCCAGCCAAGAAGAATTGAAGAACTAAAAAAGCATCGAGAATACTTGAAAAGTGAGCTTCATTTGGCTTTGGATAAATTTCCATCCATAGAATATAACGCACAACTTGCAAAACTCAATCTCGATATAACTG ATGCGCCTGACGTCACCAACAGAAATCAAACGAAATCGGTCAGCGAACTTgagaaagaaaacaatatgatcggtaaaaaattaaaggt
- the LOC130641825 gene encoding kinesin-related protein 10-like isoform X3 encodes MYEHKTKCKQTKSYKESIKTRIRNSMKMSTATASATQRLTNNRLIMDSMATTTANEFMAAQTTCNNCYTRLFELKRQAIKIMMIEYHRMLKISPHALDSLPLLVYQNLQLNEHHLIGTVNGVCTYCGTHIESIKEHAVIQATFMTRNMPQSHNLLPYNNPANMGRPVASYGETTDSVNGKRVQGLNNTQHSSSSETRGGRDEPPARSTASPTAAQFFAEAAKKYNIPSKKKKKRHRREDDLFPTNFSYLLRTDPPPNPPGLFKYMGRRVDGKVSVMLRISPNTNLEETDSFIEVDQRRKQISVLQPKNLEHVPSKFQSFNSAPKLYAFDGIFEPDLSQTRVSSTSVLDVLHAVINGGEGCLLSYGASATGKTTTMVGSDNSNKDLGILPAAIAWLYSLLEDCKQRTGARISVRVSAVEVVGSTENLKDLLADQASGADSMDSTGDSPGVYLREDPIGGTVQLSNVSEPQAVSAEKAAFYLDAALAARTTETDESGQRQSSHMIFTVHVYQYRVERNHRRGPGGAVPYSGGRSRLHLIDLSHVNPNFRNIQHGGAPSHAALGQIIVAMLNGFKQVPYRDSKITRLLKDSIGNLTCRSTLITHVSADEKNYGKTYNTLQITSKINRSRRKRNKHCSSSSDNNSCDETGRRRRPYPAIVQTYGIDDNGLSSDYNTSSAGEDSCDTVIYMGSNGHLSDRDLTDNERPPSPDTFRAMRLKLASSSEDETNEPIELTSESAEETPLKRNKLEVLTNVIDAIPPLKIMETSNVEKAVNVVAPLVIKQENSTAASTISPSTDSTKTSLVNQLIESRNNDDIILMPNNDITDDVVDKIPSEKELRKREKRIAKLLKESLSNDDLTSVNIKNKRNLVSNDGYTSDICKSITDTYDKSNKYDGYISAPENNYRKPVQIVRGTVRQKEMDKKFDEVVKEHFNEKLEGNTSFETNNESSTDHISTSVLYNKNIQATSDVNTNSLRESSVDGPPSTVTDCIRESSVDGPAVREKENGDDFCTKNETKEPKIKDLNHVITVSAVPNFSVTKKPPLRDFVSSPKIRQNSSRAANISNTKVYKGSSTSLDNLGFRTPQLQRSYSKDDTISLVSANESDAYDSDTTSYAASPSVTRRQSGRPARLRYRWSTVYEEDENKKDIKPDKNTNSKNKKKENAVVLDSEAKPARIIASPKKSSIKSPKTEKKILSPKTNKKLANSEELLSPKSRKRFALLSPKSERKQKNSSDKRMSGCSDASSGIGSNSSQSQTPSLHSGEEVKMDDTTIEKDTSSRSRLWLFGRHKSRKGRSSSGYMSDGHVTDSSARSSRRYRFFSRSKSSLYTDGHSSGYDTSITDGGMTSCAEDLTDNESVASTKKKRRFLGLRRRSTNDLSSTRGRVKKPMWFDSRRCQSDDEGVQIKVYEIDAPAQMNRRRCKSEDAMTSRIQPRRIEELKKHREYLKNAPDVTNRNQTKSVSELEKENNMIGKKLKVLKSHIQVVTCFDAHQPRKVTQI; translated from the exons ATGTACGAACACAAGACCAAGTGTAAACAAACCAAGAGTTATAAAGAATCTATAAAGACTCGCATACGAAACTCGATGAAG ATGAGTACAGCGACTGCTTCTGCGACCCAAAGGTTGACGAATAACCGCCTGATCATGGATTCCATGGCAACCACGACGGCAAATGAATTTATGGCGGCGCAAACGACGTGTAACAATTGCTATACGAGATTGTTTGAGTTGAAAAGACAAGCTATAAAAATTATGATGATTGAGTATCATCGAATGTTGAAAATTAGTCCGCACGcg CTTGATAGCCTACCGCTTCTCGTCTACCAAAATTTGCAATTGAATGAACACCACTTGATTGGCACAGTAAACGGAGTCTGCACGTATTGTGGAACACATATTGAATCGATCAAGGAGCATGCTGTGATACAAGCGACGTTTATGACGAGAAACATGCCACAAAGTCACAATCTTCTACCGTATAACAATCCTGCAAATATGGGGAGGCCTGTTGCAAGTTATGGGGAAACGACAGACAGCGTGAACGGGAAACGAGTGCAAG GACTCAATAATACACAACACTCCTCGTCGTCAGAAACCAGAGGAGGGAGAGATGAACCTCCAGCTCGTTCAACGGCATCTCCGACAGCTGCTCAATTTTTTGCTGA AGCTGCTAAAAAGTACAACATACCAagcaaaaagaagaagaagagacaCAGACGCGAAGATGATTTATTTCCAACAAATTTCAGTTATCTTCTCCGAACAGATCCTCCACCCAACCCGCCTGGTTTATTTAAGTACATGGGGAGGAGAGTAGATGGCAAA GTTAGTGTCATGCTACGGATCTCACCAAACACGAATTTAGAAGAAACAGACTCGTTTATTGAAGTTGATCAGAGACGCAAACAGATCTCCGTTCTACAGCCGAAAAACTTAGAGCATGTGCCTTCGAAATTTCAATCGTTCAACTCTGCACCGAAATTATACGCCTTTGATGGGATTTTTGAGCCTGATCTTTCTCAG ACTCGAGTTTCATCCACCTCCGTGCTTGATGTTCTTCACGCCGTCATCAACGGTGGAGAAGGCTGTCTCCTTTCATACGGAGCGTCTGCGACCGGGAAAACCACAACGATGGTAGGAAGTGACAACTCAAACAAAGATCTTGGTATCCTACCAGCTGCAATTGCTTGGTTGTATAGTCTTCTCGAAGATTGCAAGCAAAGAACAGGCGCTAGAATTTCCGTGCGTGTGTCCGCGGTTGAAGTAGTCGGATCAACAGAGAACTTGAAGGATTTATTAGCCGATCAAGCATCAG GTGCCGACAGCATGGACAGCACGGGAGACTCCCCAGGTGTCTACCTGCGGGAAGACCCGATAGGTGGCACCGTGCAACTGAGTAACGTTAGTGAGCCACAAGCAGTCTCTGCGGAGAAAGCTGCTTTTTATTTAGACGCTGCATTGGCTGCTAGAACtacag AAACTGATGAATCTGGACAGAGGCAATCGAGTCACATGATATTTACTGTTCATGTTTACCAGTACAGAGTAGAAAGAAACCACAGACGCGGTCCTGGCG GTGCTGTACCCTACTCTGGTGGAAGGTCCCGTTTACACTTAATAGATTTAAGTCACGTTAATCCAAATTTCCGCAACATACAGCACGGTGGAGCACCGAGTCATGCAGCATTGGGGCAAATCATTGTAGCTATGTTAAACGGATTCAAACAGGTTCCGTATAGGGATAGTAAAATTACGAGGTTGTTGAAGGATTCCatcggaaatttgacgtgccgATCTACACTCATCACTCACGTGTCGGCAGATGAAAAGAACTATGGAAAGACCTACAACACGTTACAGATAACATCTAAAATCAACAGATcgagaagaaaaagaaataag CATTGTAGTAGTTCATCAGATAACAATTCCTGTGATGAAACAGGACGGAGAAGGCGACCTTATCCCGCCATTGTCCAAACTTACGGTATCGACGATAATGGCCTCAGTTCTGATTATAACACTTCCAGTGCTGGAGAAGATTCTTGTGATACGGTTATATATATGGGTTCGAACGGTCATCTGAGTGATCGCGATTTAACGGACAACGAACGCCCTCCTTCACCGGACACTTTTAGGGCGATGAGATTAAAACTTGCATCCAGTTCGGAAGATGAGACTAATGAACCAATAGAGCTGACATCAGAGTCTGCGGAGGAGACTCCTTTAAAGAGAAATAAATTGGAAGTTTTGACGAACGTAATTGATGCAATCCCCCCCTTGAAGATAATGGAAACGTCGAATGTGGAGAAAGCAGTCAACGTCGTCGCGCCGTTAGTTATAAAGCAAGAAAATTCGACGGCTGCGAGTACAATTAGTCCGTCAACGGATAGTACTAAAACTTCACTTGTAAACCAACTGATTGAAAGTCGGAATAATGACGATATTATTTTGATGCCAAATAATGATATCACTGATGATGTCGTCGACAAAATACCGTCAGAAAAAGAACTtaggaaaagagaaaaaagaatagCGAAATTATTAAAAGAGTCTTTAAGTAACGATGATCTTACTTCCgtcaatataaaaaacaaacggAATCTAGTTTCAAATGACGGATATACATCCGACATTTGTAAGAGTATTACCGACACGTACGATAAATCGAATAAATACGACGGATATATTTCAGCGCCGGAAAATAATTATAGGAAGCCTGTTCAAATTGTTCGTGGGACTGTCAGACAAAAAGAAATGGATAAGAAATTCGACGAAGTTGTGAAAGAACATTTCAATGAAAAACTAGAAGGAAATACAAGTTTCGAAACAAATAATGAGTCGAGTACTGACCATATTTCTACGTCAGTTCTATATAACAAAAACATTCAAGCTACTTCTGATGTAAATACGAATTCATTGCGAGAATCTTCTGTTGACGGCCCGCCATCGACAGTTACAGATTGTATTCGAGAATCGTCCGTTGACGGTCCTGCTGTGAGAGAAAAGGAAAACGGCGATGACTTCTGCACGAAAAACGAAACGAAAGAGCCAAAAATTAAAGATCTGAATCACGTTATAACTGTTTCAGCGGTTCCTAATTTTTCGGTTACAAAGAAGCCACCACTTCGAGATTTCGTTTCATCGCCAAAAATTCGTCAAAATTCGTCCCGAGCGGCAAATATTTCCAACACAAAAGTTTATAAAGGAAGCTCGACAAGTTTAGACAATCTAGGTTTTCGGACACCACAACTGCAAAGATCGTATTCAAAAGATGACACCATAAGTCTTGTGTCGGCGAATGAGAGTGACGCCTATGACAGCGACACGACGTCATATGCTGCCAGTCCGTCAGTAACTAGGCGACAGTCCGGACGTCCGGCACGTTTACGTTATCGTTGGTCGACCGTTTATGAAGAAGacgaaaacaaaaaagacaTTAAACCAGACAAAAATACAaactctaaaaacaaaaagaaagaaaacgctGTAGTCCTTGATAGCGAAGCGAAGCCTGCAAGAATAATTGCATCGCCGAAAAAGTCTTCCATAAAATCaccaaaaactgaaaaaaagattttatctcCCAAGACGAATAAAAAACTCGCGAACTCAGAAGAGCTATTATCTCCGAAAAGCCGTAAAAGATTTGCTCTGTTGTCTCCCAAATCGGAACGTAAACAGAAAAATTCATCGGATAAAAGAATGTCAGGTTGTAGCGATGCCAGCAGTGGTATTGGTTCAAACTCGTCACAAAGTCAAACACCTTCCCTACACAGCGGAGAGGAGGTTAAAATGGATGACACCACTATAGAAAAAGATACAAGCAGTCGATCAAGGCTGTGGTTGTTTGG GCGTCACAAGTCCCGCAAAGGACGCTCCTCCTCCGGGTACATGAGTGACGGTCACGTTACTGATTCATCCGCTCGTTCAAGCAGAAGATACAGATTCTTTTCGCGCTCGA AATCGTCATTGTACACCGACGGACATAGCAGTGGATACGACACGTCAATAACTGACGGTGGGATGACGAGTTGTGCTGAAGATTTAACCGATAACGAATCTGTCGCCAGCACTAAGAAGAAGAGACGCTTTTTAGGCCTACGTAGGAGATCGACTAACGATTTGTCTTCAACACGAGGGCGAGTTAAAAAACCAATGTGGTTTGACAGTCGAAGATGTCAGTCTGATGACGAAGGAGTGCAAATTAAAGTTTATGAAATTGACGCTCCTGCGCAGATGAATCGACGTCGTTGCAAATCTGAGGATGCCATG actTCCAGAATCCAGCCAAGAAGAATTGAAGAACTAAAAAAGCATCGAGAATACTTGAAAA ATGCGCCTGACGTCACCAACAGAAATCAAACGAAATCGGTCAGCGAACTTgagaaagaaaacaatatgatcggtaaaaaattaaaggt